TCAAAGGATCGCCGGAACCGTCCCATACCCAGGCTTTACGGGTCAATAAATCGACCACACCGACAAAATCTTCTTCTATACCGATGGGCAGGGTCATCACCAGCGGATTGGCACCTAAAACATCTTCCACCTGTTTGACGACACGATAAAAATCCGCGCCCATGCGATCCAGCTTGTTAACAAAAATAATACGGGCGACTTCCGATTCATTAGCGTAGCGCCAGTTGGTTTCAGACTGGGGCTCTACCCCACCGGAGCCGCAGAAAACGCCTACGCCGCCATCCAATACCTTCAGGGAACGATACACTTCAATGGTGAAGTCCACGTGTCCCGGAGTGTCAATAATGTTTAAACGATGCCCATTCCACTCACAAGTGGTCGCTGCAGACTGGATGGTGATACCGCGCTCTTGTTCCTGTTCCATAAAGTCCGTGGTAGCGGCACCATCGTGAACTTCACCGATTTTATGAATTTTTCCGGTCAGCTTTAAAATTCGTTCTGTGGTTGTGGTTTTACCGGCATCCACATGGGCGAAAATACCGATATTTCTGTAAACGTTTAGATCTGCCATGTTAGTACTCTAAAAGTTAAATAATTAAAGTTAATAAAATCCAATTGTCGCCCCGATTGCTTCACCACGAATTCGATGGCTGCGCAATACGAATTCCTGCGAAACCGTATCCGCATTAAACAGCATTCACGCTTACCTTGGAATCTTCTTAAAAGCAAGGTAAGCAGAACACACGATTCAATCGAAGCGAACTTCAGTGAAGGTTGATCACTTAATGGAAGACAAGTGCACCAAACCGGGCATTATAACCCAAAGTGGGGTTATTTGTGCACCTAGGAATACAAAATGTTTGCCAAAAGCTCACCGTTAACTTTATGAAAAGCCAACGGTGAGCAAACAAACATATCACTGGGTTTTTATGTGTCTTTAACTTGAAAAATAGTTTTACTTATTTAAATACAACAAGTTAGACATGATTGAGCTTCCAATTAACACATCCACATCACCATCCAAATCACCCAAGGCTATGGAAGGACCACTGGCAGTACTTAAACTTTGCCAATCGACAAAATTGCCACCATCATTTCGATACAAGAAGCCGCATTGGCCACTGTTTGCGGACACCACATCCAGGTCTCCATCGCCATCCAAATCACCTAGCGCAACGGCGCTAGTGGAATGATTACCGCAACCGATTGGCTGTTAGTAGCACCCAAGTCCCGCCCCGAATCGGCACCCCCCCCCTGACCCATCATTTACATCCATTTACTTGACTTCTCTTGTTTGAACGAACCTAGAAACGGCTGTCCCGTCCCAATACGATTTTTGCTTGCGTATGCCCTTGACGCGCCGCCTCACCATACCATTTTTTGGCTTTCGCTTTGGACCGAGGCAAACCAACACCGTTGTGATACAACTGTGCCAACTCGAAT
The DNA window shown above is from Gammaproteobacteria bacterium and carries:
- a CDS encoding VCBS repeat-containing protein; translated protein: MDGDGDLDVVSANSGQCGFLYRNDGGNFVDWQSLSTASGPSIALGDLDGDVDVLIGSSIMSNLLYLNK